From Phycodurus eques isolate BA_2022a chromosome 1, UOR_Pequ_1.1, whole genome shotgun sequence, one genomic window encodes:
- the gpr180 gene encoding integral membrane protein GPR180 isoform X2: MKFTHFVEVCGKTVSGLFKTEVARQHKGQFITKFMYQGEEGLLVCQLDNPSLAAEKESRLLLYPNADEDWENLGCSERLTRAQFTVSLSQEEHNQTIPQRSSPTVWHALYADRYTCQEAAVIPSHGELRFTVLLLNADSAGNPLEHFSAEEAGLHTFYFLLLLAYFVASCIYIKPLYQALRKGGPMHTVLKVLTTSLALQGCSALCNYIHMARYSRDGVGIPPMGSLAAFWAAAAQVSTLYTLLSLCASWSLSRGRKPQSRPLQWEQSPASTAVAVCGVVLQGALLLWEQYSASEGQHRSYRSLAGILLIALRVTLALLLASVLYQIISTERSTLKRDFYLCFAKVICSGTQLAAAPASPHNCVLSTGMLAVVPLPSFPRPHVRHLQRAPEGEGGHHWCDSVSVHLRGDPLPAVSVAFPLLGSLRALLGVAAAHHVQEQPEGALLSTCSGSMCSSFAALRSPSRRREDGRRRAAGNARILPFSGEARTQRAEARLPQSRK; this comes from the exons ATGAAGTTCACACATTTCGTTGAG GTGTGTGGGAAAACCGTAAGCGGACTTTTTAAGACCGAAGTAGCGAGGCAGCACAAAGGCCAGTTCATCACTAAATTCATGTATCAAG GTGAGGAGGGTTTGCTGGTCTGTCAGTTGGACAACCCCTCACTAGCTGCAGAGAAGGAATCCCGACTGCTGCTCTACCCAAATGCGGACGAGGATTGGGAGAACCTCGGCTGCTCCGAAAGGCTCACCCGTGCCCAGTTCACCG TATCTCTCAGTCAAGAAGAACACAACCAGACGATTCCTCAGCGGTCGTCGCCTACGGTGTGGCACGCTCTCTACGCAGACCGATACACGTGCCAG GAGGCTGCAGTGATTCCTTCTCACGGTGAGCTGAGGTTTACTGTCCTCCTGCTTAATGCCGATTCTGCGGGAAACCCGCTGGAGCATTTTAGTGCCGAGGAGGCAG GTCTCCACACCTTTTACTTCCTCCTGCTGCTGGCGTACTTTGTAGCTTCGTGCATCTACATTAAGCCTCTGTACCAGGCTCTGAGGAAAGGCGGTCCCATGCACACGGTCCTGAAGGTGCTGACCACAAGTCTGGCCTTGCAGGGCTGCTCTGCCCTTTGCAACTACATTCACATGGCCAG GTACTCTCGAGACGGCGTGGGTATCCCACCGATGGGCAGCCTGGCAGCGT TCTGGGCGGCGGCAGCTCAAGTGTCAACGCTGTACACGTTATTGAGCCTGTGCGCCAGCTGGTCCCTGAGCCGAGGCCGGAAACCTCAGTCGCGCCCTCTGCAGTGGGAGCAGTCTCCGGCGTCCACGGCCGTCGCCGTGTGCGGAGTCGTCTTGCAG GGTGCCCTTCTGCTGTGGGAGCAATACTCTGCGTCTGAGGGCCAACACCGCAGCTATCGGAGTCTGGCGGGCATTCTCCTCATCGCCCTGAGGGTGACGCTGGCCCTCCTGCTGGCCTCCGTTCTCTACCAGATCATCTCCACAGAGAGGAGCACCCTGAAAAGAGACTTCTACCTCTGCTTTGCCAAGGTTATCTGCTCCGGCACGCAACTTGCCGCTGCCCCGGCTTCTCCTCACAATTGTGTGTTGTCCACAGGGATGCTTGCTGTGGTTCCTCTGCCATCCTTTCCTCGTCCTCACGTCCGCCATCTTCAACGAGCACCAGAGGGAGAAG GTGGTCACCATTGGTGTGATTCTGTGTCAGTCCATCTCCGTGGTGATCCTCTACCAGCTGTTTCTGTCGCGTTCCCTCTACTGGGAAGTCTCCGCGCTCTCCTCGGTGTCGCTGCCGCTCACCATGTCCAGGAACAACCAgagggggcgctactgagtaCGTGCTCCGGCTCTATGTGCTCCTCATTTGCAGCGCTCAGGTCGCCCTCCCGCCGCAGAGAAGACGGGAGGCGTCGCGCTGCGGGGAACGCTCGAATCTTGCCGTTTTCCGGGGAAGCACGGACACAACGGGCAGAAGCGCGTCTGCCCCAGTCCAGAAAATAA
- the gpr180 gene encoding integral membrane protein GPR180 isoform X1 encodes MSRFLTALLAAVLFSAQVCGKTVSGLFKTEVARQHKGQFITKFMYQGEEGLLVCQLDNPSLAAEKESRLLLYPNADEDWENLGCSERLTRAQFTVSLSQEEHNQTIPQRSSPTVWHALYADRYTCQEAAVIPSHGELRFTVLLLNADSAGNPLEHFSAEEAGLHTFYFLLLLAYFVASCIYIKPLYQALRKGGPMHTVLKVLTTSLALQGCSALCNYIHMARYSRDGVGIPPMGSLAAFWAAAAQVSTLYTLLSLCASWSLSRGRKPQSRPLQWEQSPASTAVAVCGVVLQGALLLWEQYSASEGQHRSYRSLAGILLIALRVTLALLLASVLYQIISTERSTLKRDFYLCFAKVICSGTQLAAAPASPHNCVLSTGMLAVVPLPSFPRPHVRHLQRAPEGEGGHHWCDSVSVHLRGDPLPAVSVAFPLLGSLRALLGVAAAHHVQEQPEGALLSTCSGSMCSSFAALRSPSRRREDGRRRAAGNARILPFSGEARTQRAEARLPQSRK; translated from the exons ATGTCGCGTTTCCTAACCGCACTTCTGGCTGCAGTCCTTTTCTCTGCGCAGGTGTGTGGGAAAACCGTAAGCGGACTTTTTAAGACCGAAGTAGCGAGGCAGCACAAAGGCCAGTTCATCACTAAATTCATGTATCAAG GTGAGGAGGGTTTGCTGGTCTGTCAGTTGGACAACCCCTCACTAGCTGCAGAGAAGGAATCCCGACTGCTGCTCTACCCAAATGCGGACGAGGATTGGGAGAACCTCGGCTGCTCCGAAAGGCTCACCCGTGCCCAGTTCACCG TATCTCTCAGTCAAGAAGAACACAACCAGACGATTCCTCAGCGGTCGTCGCCTACGGTGTGGCACGCTCTCTACGCAGACCGATACACGTGCCAG GAGGCTGCAGTGATTCCTTCTCACGGTGAGCTGAGGTTTACTGTCCTCCTGCTTAATGCCGATTCTGCGGGAAACCCGCTGGAGCATTTTAGTGCCGAGGAGGCAG GTCTCCACACCTTTTACTTCCTCCTGCTGCTGGCGTACTTTGTAGCTTCGTGCATCTACATTAAGCCTCTGTACCAGGCTCTGAGGAAAGGCGGTCCCATGCACACGGTCCTGAAGGTGCTGACCACAAGTCTGGCCTTGCAGGGCTGCTCTGCCCTTTGCAACTACATTCACATGGCCAG GTACTCTCGAGACGGCGTGGGTATCCCACCGATGGGCAGCCTGGCAGCGT TCTGGGCGGCGGCAGCTCAAGTGTCAACGCTGTACACGTTATTGAGCCTGTGCGCCAGCTGGTCCCTGAGCCGAGGCCGGAAACCTCAGTCGCGCCCTCTGCAGTGGGAGCAGTCTCCGGCGTCCACGGCCGTCGCCGTGTGCGGAGTCGTCTTGCAG GGTGCCCTTCTGCTGTGGGAGCAATACTCTGCGTCTGAGGGCCAACACCGCAGCTATCGGAGTCTGGCGGGCATTCTCCTCATCGCCCTGAGGGTGACGCTGGCCCTCCTGCTGGCCTCCGTTCTCTACCAGATCATCTCCACAGAGAGGAGCACCCTGAAAAGAGACTTCTACCTCTGCTTTGCCAAGGTTATCTGCTCCGGCACGCAACTTGCCGCTGCCCCGGCTTCTCCTCACAATTGTGTGTTGTCCACAGGGATGCTTGCTGTGGTTCCTCTGCCATCCTTTCCTCGTCCTCACGTCCGCCATCTTCAACGAGCACCAGAGGGAGAAG GTGGTCACCATTGGTGTGATTCTGTGTCAGTCCATCTCCGTGGTGATCCTCTACCAGCTGTTTCTGTCGCGTTCCCTCTACTGGGAAGTCTCCGCGCTCTCCTCGGTGTCGCTGCCGCTCACCATGTCCAGGAACAACCAgagggggcgctactgagtaCGTGCTCCGGCTCTATGTGCTCCTCATTTGCAGCGCTCAGGTCGCCCTCCCGCCGCAGAGAAGACGGGAGGCGTCGCGCTGCGGGGAACGCTCGAATCTTGCCGTTTTCCGGGGAAGCACGGACACAACGGGCAGAAGCGCGTCTGCCCCAGTCCAGAAAATAA
- the gpr180 gene encoding integral membrane protein GPR180 isoform X3, translating to MYQGEEGLLVCQLDNPSLAAEKESRLLLYPNADEDWENLGCSERLTRAQFTVSLSQEEHNQTIPQRSSPTVWHALYADRYTCQEAAVIPSHGELRFTVLLLNADSAGNPLEHFSAEEAGLHTFYFLLLLAYFVASCIYIKPLYQALRKGGPMHTVLKVLTTSLALQGCSALCNYIHMARYSRDGVGIPPMGSLAAFWAAAAQVSTLYTLLSLCASWSLSRGRKPQSRPLQWEQSPASTAVAVCGVVLQGALLLWEQYSASEGQHRSYRSLAGILLIALRVTLALLLASVLYQIISTERSTLKRDFYLCFAKVICSGTQLAAAPASPHNCVLSTGMLAVVPLPSFPRPHVRHLQRAPEGEGGHHWCDSVSVHLRGDPLPAVSVAFPLLGSLRALLGVAAAHHVQEQPEGALLSTCSGSMCSSFAALRSPSRRREDGRRRAAGNARILPFSGEARTQRAEARLPQSRK from the exons ATGTATCAAG GTGAGGAGGGTTTGCTGGTCTGTCAGTTGGACAACCCCTCACTAGCTGCAGAGAAGGAATCCCGACTGCTGCTCTACCCAAATGCGGACGAGGATTGGGAGAACCTCGGCTGCTCCGAAAGGCTCACCCGTGCCCAGTTCACCG TATCTCTCAGTCAAGAAGAACACAACCAGACGATTCCTCAGCGGTCGTCGCCTACGGTGTGGCACGCTCTCTACGCAGACCGATACACGTGCCAG GAGGCTGCAGTGATTCCTTCTCACGGTGAGCTGAGGTTTACTGTCCTCCTGCTTAATGCCGATTCTGCGGGAAACCCGCTGGAGCATTTTAGTGCCGAGGAGGCAG GTCTCCACACCTTTTACTTCCTCCTGCTGCTGGCGTACTTTGTAGCTTCGTGCATCTACATTAAGCCTCTGTACCAGGCTCTGAGGAAAGGCGGTCCCATGCACACGGTCCTGAAGGTGCTGACCACAAGTCTGGCCTTGCAGGGCTGCTCTGCCCTTTGCAACTACATTCACATGGCCAG GTACTCTCGAGACGGCGTGGGTATCCCACCGATGGGCAGCCTGGCAGCGT TCTGGGCGGCGGCAGCTCAAGTGTCAACGCTGTACACGTTATTGAGCCTGTGCGCCAGCTGGTCCCTGAGCCGAGGCCGGAAACCTCAGTCGCGCCCTCTGCAGTGGGAGCAGTCTCCGGCGTCCACGGCCGTCGCCGTGTGCGGAGTCGTCTTGCAG GGTGCCCTTCTGCTGTGGGAGCAATACTCTGCGTCTGAGGGCCAACACCGCAGCTATCGGAGTCTGGCGGGCATTCTCCTCATCGCCCTGAGGGTGACGCTGGCCCTCCTGCTGGCCTCCGTTCTCTACCAGATCATCTCCACAGAGAGGAGCACCCTGAAAAGAGACTTCTACCTCTGCTTTGCCAAGGTTATCTGCTCCGGCACGCAACTTGCCGCTGCCCCGGCTTCTCCTCACAATTGTGTGTTGTCCACAGGGATGCTTGCTGTGGTTCCTCTGCCATCCTTTCCTCGTCCTCACGTCCGCCATCTTCAACGAGCACCAGAGGGAGAAG GTGGTCACCATTGGTGTGATTCTGTGTCAGTCCATCTCCGTGGTGATCCTCTACCAGCTGTTTCTGTCGCGTTCCCTCTACTGGGAAGTCTCCGCGCTCTCCTCGGTGTCGCTGCCGCTCACCATGTCCAGGAACAACCAgagggggcgctactgagtaCGTGCTCCGGCTCTATGTGCTCCTCATTTGCAGCGCTCAGGTCGCCCTCCCGCCGCAGAGAAGACGGGAGGCGTCGCGCTGCGGGGAACGCTCGAATCTTGCCGTTTTCCGGGGAAGCACGGACACAACGGGCAGAAGCGCGTCTGCCCCAGTCCAGAAAATAA
- the gpr180 gene encoding integral membrane protein GPR180 isoform X4, whose translation MSRFLTALLAAVLFSAQVCGKTVSGLFKTEVARQHKGQFITKFMYQGEEGLLVCQLDNPSLAAEKESRLLLYPNADEDWENLGCSERLTRAQFTVSLSQEEHNQTIPQRSSPTVWHALYADRYTCQEAAVIPSHGELRFTVLLLNADSAGNPLEHFSAEEAGLHTFYFLLLLAYFVASCIYIKPLYQALRKGGPMHTVLKVLTTSLALQGCSALCNYIHMARYSRDGVGIPPMGSLAAFWAAAAQVSTLYTLLSLCASWSLSRGRKPQSRPLQWEQSPASTAVAVCGVVLQGALLLWEQYSASEGQHRSYRSLAGILLIALRVTLALLLASVLYQIISTERSTLKRDFYLCFAKGCLLWFLCHPFLVLTSAIFNEHQREKVVTIGVILCQSISVVILYQLFLSRSLYWEVSALSSVSLPLTMSRNNQRGRY comes from the exons ATGTCGCGTTTCCTAACCGCACTTCTGGCTGCAGTCCTTTTCTCTGCGCAGGTGTGTGGGAAAACCGTAAGCGGACTTTTTAAGACCGAAGTAGCGAGGCAGCACAAAGGCCAGTTCATCACTAAATTCATGTATCAAG GTGAGGAGGGTTTGCTGGTCTGTCAGTTGGACAACCCCTCACTAGCTGCAGAGAAGGAATCCCGACTGCTGCTCTACCCAAATGCGGACGAGGATTGGGAGAACCTCGGCTGCTCCGAAAGGCTCACCCGTGCCCAGTTCACCG TATCTCTCAGTCAAGAAGAACACAACCAGACGATTCCTCAGCGGTCGTCGCCTACGGTGTGGCACGCTCTCTACGCAGACCGATACACGTGCCAG GAGGCTGCAGTGATTCCTTCTCACGGTGAGCTGAGGTTTACTGTCCTCCTGCTTAATGCCGATTCTGCGGGAAACCCGCTGGAGCATTTTAGTGCCGAGGAGGCAG GTCTCCACACCTTTTACTTCCTCCTGCTGCTGGCGTACTTTGTAGCTTCGTGCATCTACATTAAGCCTCTGTACCAGGCTCTGAGGAAAGGCGGTCCCATGCACACGGTCCTGAAGGTGCTGACCACAAGTCTGGCCTTGCAGGGCTGCTCTGCCCTTTGCAACTACATTCACATGGCCAG GTACTCTCGAGACGGCGTGGGTATCCCACCGATGGGCAGCCTGGCAGCGT TCTGGGCGGCGGCAGCTCAAGTGTCAACGCTGTACACGTTATTGAGCCTGTGCGCCAGCTGGTCCCTGAGCCGAGGCCGGAAACCTCAGTCGCGCCCTCTGCAGTGGGAGCAGTCTCCGGCGTCCACGGCCGTCGCCGTGTGCGGAGTCGTCTTGCAG GGTGCCCTTCTGCTGTGGGAGCAATACTCTGCGTCTGAGGGCCAACACCGCAGCTATCGGAGTCTGGCGGGCATTCTCCTCATCGCCCTGAGGGTGACGCTGGCCCTCCTGCTGGCCTCCGTTCTCTACCAGATCATCTCCACAGAGAGGAGCACCCTGAAAAGAGACTTCTACCTCTGCTTTGCCAAG GGATGCTTGCTGTGGTTCCTCTGCCATCCTTTCCTCGTCCTCACGTCCGCCATCTTCAACGAGCACCAGAGGGAGAAG GTGGTCACCATTGGTGTGATTCTGTGTCAGTCCATCTCCGTGGTGATCCTCTACCAGCTGTTTCTGTCGCGTTCCCTCTACTGGGAAGTCTCCGCGCTCTCCTCGGTGTCGCTGCCGCTCACCATGTCCAGGAACAACCAgagggggcgctactga